The following proteins are co-located in the Candidatus Avedoeria danica genome:
- a CDS encoding translation initiation factor — MPTGRDRLVYSTHGGKAPKAGVDKGPGSSRPPAEQTVAIRREKKHRGGKTVTVAYEFQLRPDELKALGKLLKTACGTGGTVKDGTIEIQGDHRDAIAATLQKLGYKTKFTGG; from the coding sequence ATGCCGACGGGTCGTGACCGCCTGGTCTACAGCACGCACGGCGGCAAAGCGCCCAAGGCCGGAGTCGACAAGGGGCCGGGCTCGAGCCGACCACCTGCCGAGCAGACGGTTGCGATTCGGCGCGAGAAGAAGCACCGCGGCGGCAAGACCGTGACCGTCGCCTACGAGTTCCAGCTTCGCCCCGACGAACTCAAGGCGCTCGGCAAGCTGCTCAAGACCGCCTGCGGCACCGGCGGCACCGTCAAGGACGGCACGATCGAGATCCAGGGCGACCACCGCGACGCCATCGCGGCCACCCTGCAGAAGCTCGGCTACAAGACGAAGTTCACCGGCGGCTGA
- a CDS encoding protein phosphatase 2C domain-containing protein, with protein sequence MSGAGGWRWAAASIAGTSHRVTGTDCQDAHAAAVRTDGALVAAVADGAGSAPHSARGAAVAVAAAVGTLVRDGGPAGMGPVGTVDADGDVEARRERDAEGMAAALHAARAAVEVLADAEGWPTRDLACTLSCAIVRPEGVLAAQIGDGLVVAVGRDGVVTAVTVPERGDYANETTFLTSEGAVAAALDVMTRADGDVAAVVLLTDGLLRLALDLATATPHAAFFQPLVRFAAAIDHVETATAQLAAFLDSPRVRARTDDDLTLLVAAYGPAEP encoded by the coding sequence TTGAGCGGCGCCGGGGGGTGGCGATGGGCGGCGGCGTCCATCGCCGGCACGTCGCACCGCGTGACGGGCACGGACTGCCAGGACGCACATGCTGCGGCCGTCCGAACGGATGGGGCGTTGGTTGCCGCCGTGGCGGACGGCGCCGGCAGCGCGCCGCACAGCGCGCGGGGGGCGGCGGTCGCGGTGGCCGCCGCCGTCGGCACGTTGGTGCGTGACGGAGGCCCGGCCGGCATGGGGCCGGTGGGGACCGTCGACGCGGACGGCGACGTCGAGGCGCGGCGCGAACGGGATGCCGAGGGGATGGCGGCCGCACTGCATGCTGCGAGGGCGGCCGTCGAAGTCCTGGCGGACGCCGAGGGATGGCCGACCCGTGACCTGGCTTGCACGCTGTCGTGCGCGATCGTCCGCCCTGAAGGCGTGCTCGCGGCCCAGATCGGTGATGGCCTCGTCGTCGCGGTCGGGCGGGACGGCGTGGTCACGGCGGTGACCGTGCCGGAGCGGGGCGACTATGCGAACGAGACGACCTTTCTGACGAGCGAAGGCGCGGTCGCCGCCGCGCTGGACGTGATGACGCGGGCGGACGGCGACGTGGCGGCCGTTGTGCTGCTGACGGACGGCCTGTTGCGACTGGCGCTCGACTTGGCGACGGCGACCCCGCACGCCGCCTTCTTCCAGCCCCTCGTCCGCTTCGCTGCCGCCATCGATCACGTCGAGACCGCCACGGCTCAGCTCGCCGCGTTCCTTGACTCGCCGCGCGTCCGTGCCCGGACGGATGACGACCTGACGCTGCTCGTCGCCGCATACGGACCGGCGGAACCATGA
- a CDS encoding VWA domain-containing protein, whose translation MHGDVLAGVEFADNPEPRCAVALVLDTSGSMHGRAIAELNAGLQSLAAALKADTLASLRVEIGVLTFGGGVRVLDPAGGATAPADPADAFTTVDRFVAPTLVADGETPMGEAVGRALALLRARKERYRANGIDYFRPWLLLVTDGRPTDRGWEAAADEARAEEGRRGVSLYAVGVEGADMRTLARFCGEDRPPLKLAGLAFNELFAWLSKSLSAVSQSRPGDQTPLPPVGWAVADTSH comes from the coding sequence ATGCACGGCGATGTCCTTGCCGGCGTCGAGTTCGCGGACAACCCCGAGCCGCGCTGTGCTGTCGCCCTCGTGCTGGACACCTCGGGCTCGATGCACGGTCGGGCGATTGCCGAGCTGAACGCCGGTCTGCAGTCCCTTGCCGCGGCGCTGAAGGCCGATACACTGGCCAGCCTGCGTGTCGAGATCGGGGTGCTGACGTTCGGCGGCGGCGTCCGTGTCCTCGACCCGGCCGGCGGGGCAACGGCGCCCGCCGACCCGGCGGACGCCTTCACGACCGTCGACCGATTCGTGGCGCCGACGCTCGTCGCCGACGGCGAGACGCCGATGGGCGAGGCCGTTGGCCGGGCGCTGGCGCTCCTACGGGCGCGCAAGGAACGCTACCGCGCGAACGGCATCGACTACTTCCGGCCGTGGCTCCTGCTGGTTACGGATGGCCGCCCGACGGACCGCGGCTGGGAGGCGGCGGCCGACGAGGCGCGGGCCGAGGAGGGACGGCGCGGCGTCTCGTTGTACGCCGTCGGGGTCGAGGGCGCGGACATGCGGACGCTGGCTCGTTTTTGCGGTGAGGATCGGCCGCCGCTCAAGCTGGCCGGGCTGGCCTTCAACGAGCTCTTTGCGTGGCTGTCGAAGAGCCTCTCGGCCGTGTCCCAGTCCCGGCCGGGCGACCAGACGCCGCTGCCGCCGGTCGGCTGGGCGGTGGCCGACACGTCCCATTGA